The Glycine soja cultivar W05 chromosome 4, ASM419377v2, whole genome shotgun sequence genomic sequence TTACATCACCAAAACAAGAGtcaattaaaacaaacaaaacacaatatcatatGCAAGATTAAATCTCCCTGGAGTGCAATTTAGTCACAGAAATCCTCAATTAACATACATTCATTCAACTCCTTCAACACCGACcataaaatttatctttaaaatttccTCAACATGTATACAACAGCCTCCAAATCGAATATTATGTATCCACACACAAACAAAGCAAATCAGTGCATCAAGTGAGTCATGTGATTTTGAATCTACGGTggaaaggaataaaaatagGGAAGTAAAAACCCTAGAAAAGGGATAGAGGGAATACTTGCGAAGAGCGGGAGCCATCTTGTTGGTGAGAGTGCCAGCGACGATCATGCAATCAGACTGGCGAGGGCTGGGCCTGAAAATGATGCCGAAGCGGTCGAGATCGTAGCGGGCGGCGCCGGTGTGCATCATTTCGACGGCGCAGCAGGCGAGGCCGAAGGTCATGGGCCAGATGGAGCCGCGCCGGGCCCAGTTCATCAGATCGTCAACCTTCGAGATCACGAACTCCGCCGCCTTCGACACGCCGGCGGGAGGGGAAGCGGACGGAGGCGGTGGAGGGGCATATGGGGCGGGCGTGGGTGTGGATGTTGATGCGTTCAGAGATGGGAGCGTTGTGTGGAGGGAAACAACTCTTTGAGGGGAAACCAGCTGAGGGAAGCGTGAAGAGGCTCGACTCAGAAGAGCCATAGTGATGCTATGCTATGAGCCAAGAAAGACACTCTCTCTCCCACCTACATGAGGTTTgtataaaaacagaaaagactCTGTGTGTTTTGTTCTACAGGCCCTGAATTTGACTTCTAAGCTTCACAGGCCCTGAAGGGGAACTTTCTTAAATAGATGTCTCGGTAGTAGAATTTACATCTACATTTTGGATAATAGAGTGCTAGAAGCAAATTTTGTAGGTGCGGGAAGCAAAAGTGGTAGTAGAAAGATCGAACAGAAATCCTTTTGAGTGGGGTAAAGGCCCAATGACATATATGATTTATATTCCTTCACTGTCTACGCAGTCACAGAGTGCTTTGTCCTCTTCACTCTTCACTCGCATATTTCATGGCTGATTCTAGTTTTCAACCACGAGCGGGAATAAAGGTACGGTGACTTTtcactttgtttttattttagtattttgtaCCATAGGAGATACTAGTAACAATTAAGCTACACTCCGTTGATTCTTCTTTATCATCTCCTAGTTCAAGTTCTTGATGAACATTACTCCGTCTATGGTTTatgcatgaaaagaaaaaaaaaatgtcaagatagaaagaaataaaaggaaacaagataagggaagaaattataaatttaattaagctaaaatgaaaagaaaagaaaagaaaatctaagAATTAATTAACAGTTGGCGTACAGTAGTTTCCAggaagtagtagtagtagtgtaTATTTCATCGGGATTGGGTTTTAATAATAAATGCTCAGAACTCAAAACAAGTAATGGCTTATTGAAATTTGCAACCTGCATGCTGTGAGATCAGCACCATGCTGATTTTGAGCGATTCAACTTGGACTTGTCGTTATTAATGACTGCATCATTGAATCTGGATCTGGTGCATTCGTGGACCATGCTCCGGAGTATAACATTTTGAAAAACGAATGGTCCTGATTAAAATATGAATGATGCCATGCAACACAACACAGTACTGTCATTAGATCAACTGAGCTTTGCGATGGAAACTATTATTATTGATGACGGCTTGTGCCTCTCCTCAGACAAATAAATCACAAATGTGCCATTCTGCCAAGGAAATAGTGGTGCCATCCTAATGAGAAAAGAAGCTAGTGCAATGTATATAGTCAACGATCGAAATCAGTGAAACCTCATCTGATATCAGATTTTCACTTCATGCAAGCTAAAACCCGACGCTAAAAAACGATTcagcaaattttattttcataaggatacataaaattaatgatatgaATTACGttgttattttcatatattttgatTACTATGTTatctttcttataaaatattatatagtaaGCATTTCTAGTATTGTATAAGCATTTATAAATAGGAATGTAgtgtgaaaatataaataaaaaatattaaaaatatcattcaaaatatattttagtatattttagtAACGAAACCTTAAACAGatcattcaaaattaaattttaaaacgtcaaaaatatatttaattagtatactatttttaaatattaatttataaattttcaatatacTTGATGTTGATACAAAAATTGTATAATGATTGAATAAGttgaaaatttaattcattaataaattaaaaataaaatattaatttgatttaaaataaaatacaaaagatgtatatcataaaattaaaaatacgtGTCTACTTAAAAAGAGAGTACACCGTGCATacaaatattatactttttaataataaaaactcaAATATGTTGCAAACgtgaattattattaaataagggCACTTTAATCacctcatttaaaaaaaaaaccatttaggaatttttctatttaaatttggatttaaaaaaaacaatataaaaatgtattttaaaagaattaatattttaaaaataatttatgttcataattaatattttaaaagttagtttaaaatagttaattttgtttgaattaaaaattaattttaaaatgtatttaaaatactttttaaaacttAGAAATCTTacaccaaaaataaatatatttatcttgaaaattaaaatttttttaaagcttAGAAATCTTACATCAAAATGGATTCCCAAGTCCCACCGCTAGAGAAAAAGGCCATCAAGTATCGATAATTATAGTTGATATACGGCAGAgcaataacttaatttttttaatttagatttctagttaaattttaatttacgtGGTAGCTAAGATATTACGTACCTATCACATCTTCCTTTCACGTTATAACCATTGTTCAGAAGATAGTCTCATAAACATTTTCATGTGAACCAGGACACTGAAAATGTAAAAGTTTCTCAACTAAGAGGGCAAATAAATTAAGAAGgcttgaaaatgaaatttaacttgggaaaagttttatttatttatctagaCAAGTTAAATTCTTAAGATTGATGGTAAGGTCAAATTGATTAAAGATCTCGTCCTATTACAAAGTATTTCCAAATCTTcagtgaataaaaaattattttttattttaaacatatgaCCGTGCTAATTTTTGTAAAGCAAATGCCAGTATCATAAAGGATgttggttaaaaaatttaaaatataaatatttttattaaaagatgaaaattatattGTCTGTGATATTAAGTTTTCCTATAATTTaccctataatttttttttaatttcttaatcaatatcgTATAAATACTGGTTAGCAgaacttttttcttaaaataagtttcatatttttgtataataaatACTTCTTTTGATAAATGTAAGAGTATATTTTGAAGATTCAAAATCAAAGGGTACTACTTGGTGCATCtagcaatttttcaaaattctaaaaatatccCCTGCTAACTTCTTCACGCACCATTCATTTTGTTGCTTTCTTCTATGCAATCATTCATTCTCGTGAGAGGTGGTTCTTCGTTGTTGTGTCCATTTTGGTTGAGACGCATTGGTTGCGGTGGTTCATTGACAAGTGGTGGTGGTTGGTGTGGCTCTTAACGTTGGATGCAACATACGTTGATTTTCTTCTACAACTTCGATCTAGTTTTATACGGATTTGCAATTCGTATAAAACTTACAGATTGATAATCTTtaagttttatataacttaaGGATTAACAATCCATATAATTGTTAcgaattgacaatccgtatgttTCTTACAGATTGACAATCTGTAACAACCATACAAATTGTCAATCTGTAAGGTTCTTACGGATTGGTAATTCGTATTATTgttacggattgtcaatccataaGAAACATACGAATTATCAATCTCTAAGTTTCTTATGGATTATCATTAATCcgtaagaattttttattttattttttaaaaaatttgttttattgttttttaatgtaattagttttattatttaaaatatttttaaatacgtatagtttaataatttgtaccttttagtttatatagtttgaaagtagtatttattttaaataatttagaattttattttattttagtcatttattttaaaattgtttttttagtctttataattttatgaattacaaaaatattagcaatACATTCGTAAGTAATTTATCgtaatataatttgtaataaaaaaagttgatatttataactaatttataggtaattatttatatatatttttttgtaacaaggactaaaatataagtccctaaaagagtttatatttttttggtaactaGTACTCGATGAGtatttaaacatttataatgTTTTTGTAAGTATTATTAAGTTAACTACTTTATAgaagtcaaaaaataattatattgtgtcatatattagtttatgtaagtctaaattttaatatatatgattataaattttgatgtattatattattaaatgcagtaaaaaaaattaaaaaattatgtgatgGTATGTATATGGTGTTGTTAGGAGTCATTTGTttgtcattgaattttttttaatgttttgttaagatggacgaagattaATGGATGTATGATAATATAATATCTGAAGAAATTGatatgaatgaagaaaatgaagaggaACCTGGTGTGAATGAAGAAAATGGAGAGGAACCTGGTATGCATCAACATGTTGATTATTCTGATGTCTTCAATACTTCTTAGGTATTAATAtgtgtttttttgttaaagtaagtaaatGAATGTCTAAGCATGTATTATCCCTATTGTAGGTgtttggtacctgtgatgatgttTTGAATTTAGCTCAATCTGTTGCGTATGATATTGGTTTTGTGGCGGTGGTTATGAGGTCAGACACAAATACTATTATTAGAGGAAGGACCTCATTTGGTTTAATAGGTTGTGAAAGGAGTGAGAATATAGGGTCAGGAAGAAAGATTTAGTATGAACAGTTACTGGAAGTAGAAAATGTGGATGTCTCTTTAAGCTGCGAGTGAAACTAGTGGTGAGAGGTGAAGGATGGATGATGAAGTTAATATGTGAGAGTCATAATCATGCATTGGCTAAGttattagttggacatccatatgctaATCGAACAactaaggatgagaagattATTATTGcttatatgacaaagtcaatggtcaaataaagaaatattctTCTAACATTGAAGAAGCACAATGCCAACAGATATACAACAATATAGCAAGTATATAATGTAAGATATGCATATTGTTCTTTCATAAGAGACAGTAATACTGAAATGCAATaactaatgaagcttcttgaacgtgatcagtatattcattgtCATAGATTGAAGGATAAAGATGTTGTACGCGATATATTTTGGAGTCATTCTAATGTAGTGAAATTATCCAATGCCTGTAATTTGGTATTTCTCATAGATagcacctacaaaacaaacaggtataTGATGTCTTTACTTGACATTGTTGGTGTAACACTAACATGGGTGACATTTTCAGCTGTTTTTTGCTTATTTGGAGGTAGAACGTGTAAACAATGTTGTTTGAGCTCTAGAGCGATTTCGAGGTATTTTTCTGAGATGTGATGCACTCCCTAAAGTCATTGTTACCGACAAAGATTTGACATTGACGAATGCAGTTAAAATTGTTTTCCTTGAGTCTACCCATTTGTTGTGTCGGTTTCACATTGCTATTAGGGTTGACTTATGGTAGGGTTTAAGGGTTTAGTAAGATTATGGTTAAGGGTTTATGGTTGGTTGTCTAGGGTTTATGGGTTAgttattttatggtttagggtttatgtcttaaggttttgggttttgAGTTTATGGTCCATGGTTTATGGGTTTTGGtctagggtttagggtttagttagTTTATGGATTATGGTTTAAGGCGTAGGCTTTACTTATTTTAGGGTATAGTGGTTAGTtagtttatggtttaggttttagGGTGTAGGCTTTACTTATTTTAGGCTTCAGGGTTTAGTtagtttatggtttaggttttagGAGATTAGGGTTTATGCATGCTATTTAATGAATTATGGTTTAACATATTGTAGTTAGGTGAAGATACTACATAAATGCAAATTAAAACCTTAGTCATAACATACTTGTTTGTCAAATAATAGGAAATATTAAACATTGTGCAATCATATAACATACATATTTCCTATACAACTTAATGAATCCCAAGAATCTTCATGTGTCTAGTGTATGTCGCCTTCGTCTCGACCAAACATAAACATTTTTGTTGCTCAGTGACACCCTTGGGGATTCTCAGGCACTCCTAAGTCACGGTGTATGCTTCATTTCCAGCAGTAACCATCCCCATGTTGATTAAGTGTTCTAACCTTTCTGTTATCCGTTGGCAAGCCTCATACGACATTGACAACAAGGTAGAAAGTAATTCTGGAATGCATGACACAAAAAATGACTAAAAGTGAATTAATATTTTACTATAGTACTGCATGTTGAGGCATGTCTACATCAACAGGTGCAAGTGTAGGTGCAGGTAGTTTTGGCATAGTTGTTGCAGAGATGGGATACTAAGGAGGATCTGATTCAATAAATGTATCATCGTGTACCACAGGTGGATGTCTAGGAGGATCCTCAGGCTATGTTGGACTCATGCTGGAATCAGATATCATGTAGAATCACTCTATGTAGTCTACTGCACAATGTCCAAGAGCAACACAAATCTGACCTACCGATGCAAGGTATTCAGAGAACTGCATCTATCTATCATTAATCTCCTCTATAGATAAAGATGGGGGCAATAAGGTGTGGATCAATGGTTTGCACATAACTAAATTGTCGCCCAACTCTCTCTGGTCGGTGTATCACAATAGATGgaccccatctgatttgtctgAAAAATAAGGAGATCTTCTCAAATTCTCTGAATGAATAATGGTCACCATAAGGATTCCAACGCACAACATTGGACGTCAATTTATCCAACCACTTATGATACCCTGACACTGATAATGCCTTCCCAAACTTCCATTGGAAAGCATGTGGTTTCCTTTCATGATAATCCTCATCAGCAACACATGAAGCAACAATAGGGAAATGCTCGCAGATCCAACACtgcatatatttaaaaaacaaaaaaaatactaatcaatagtaaatataaactataaaactAATCATTGAAGTTAAACGAAATTATAAATACCTGTAACAGTGTGATATATCCTACAAGTTGCATGGCGGATTTCTTTGACACatcattcaaattgtcatacatATGGACCAATGCAGCTGTTCCCCATGAATAGCTTCCAGATTGGTTGAGGTCATGAAATGCGTCCAAGAATACCACAAGCACGTGTGtgacactcttgttagcaaacaaTGTGCAACCAAGTAGATGCAACATATATGCTTGAGCTGCTATGGTCCACTATCCTGCGTCACATTTGCTACGATAAATGTCTCGCAGCCAAGCTAGCCGAACATATGCCCCATGGCATTGAAATGTCTCATCTTTTGCTTCTTATGTATTGACTTCAAGCAACTCAATTAACAAGTCCACGACTTGGTCTGCATGAAGAGCATCAAAGGTATGGAAGACGTATGTAATAGGAAGATGAAGCAACGATGCCATATCATTGAGGGTGATAGTGACTTCTTCTACCGGAAGATGGAAACTACTAGTTTCCTTGTACCACCTCTCCGCAAAAGCAAATATAAGTCCCTTGTCACGAGTGTCTAAGGAACATGCAATTAGaagacttaatcctgtggcagtCACTATGCCTTCAATCTATGGAGTAGACCTTCTAAATTTTTGTACCTTCCTTCTATGAGAGGACAACTTCAACTTAGGGcgttcctaaaaaaaatattaatcacttCAAGTTAAATGACAAATAGTtaggaaaatattatataattcaagaaATAAGTACCTTTCCTGCCTAAACTGTGACTGCCACATGATGAATATATTCTGTCAAAATTGATGTATTGTGGGATCCCTTGGAAAACCCTGGGCATCCGCACGTGCATCATCAGTAACTACCTACTGAGGCTGCTCATGAACCTCGTCAATTGCAAGATCCATATGCTCAACATTCTCAGCAATAGGTGTAGTTATCCGTTGTCCACGCGCATATGTTGTCAACCTTCGACGCTGAGGGGCTTCATCTGCATCACCACTAACTTGTGTCCTTAAGGCTCTTCCAATAACTTTGTCTAAAGACTAATACAATCCTTTGGTTCTAACCATAATCTGcacatttaaataataataacaattaatttcatCGTTCAAATAATAGTTGGCTTTCATAGACTAACTAACAAattgactaataaataaatttaatttaaaatattgaataaattactattgaataattcataaataaatagttaattattttttaattaactttttaaatacttttatatattcataaatcaatattgaaattctttttaaaaatttatagccTCCACATCACTAACTCtagtaaacttaaatatatgatcaaaatctaagtataattttgttttttatttctaataaatgactattttatttttttaaaaaattagtatttgagtaattttaaatatttataaaaaaatgaagaaattttaattttatattttcaaacactatttatataaatatttaatactactagtgtaataatatttatatgactatatcaatacaaaaaattgtcatttacaaatttatattttcttgttaaaCTAATTTGTACaatatttacttattaaaaattggaattaatgatatttaacaaatttataaataattattttaaatatcaaatataattaaattgcttatattttaaaaataaataaataacaataacattgtcgcaacctacctcacGACGGGACGacgaaagaaaaaataatgaaagcatCGTTGGTCTCCTAAGGAGAAAATGAGTGaaagttgccaccaacgtttattcaacgaaaacgttagaaaaatcaaaaagaggtctgcgaattttgaaaacaagGGTTCGGAaattgtttacgcatagggacgacaacctttagtCGAGTGTGCACaatgtgacttcaaaattatgtattttcccaaGAGCGGTGAAttgcttttattacattatttcattttatttttattttttccgagtcgacaagggtgttgcctttgctcctatgtatcctaaggtgcgatgaggaaatcagacctacgtagttctttaagtttgaatgtttgtgtattaaattgattttatgttttttgaaaaatttattttatttgcgaACATagagtcgttaaggcgttggaccttgaaactacattttaaattttgaaaagcggatggagtcgttaaggtgttggaccttaaaacgatcTTAAGTGATATTTAATAAAGAGAAGTTTGGTTTTGAATtgatttccttcttcttttttttgtttactagtttctagtctcacaaaagaaaagaaaatgatttcaCGACACTGGTGGTTGGCTAGAATTAAACcttacaaataaaatgaaattaccaacgATAAAGGGGAGAAGGTGAATACGTATATAATATCAGAGAGGACCCATAAGGATACATGAATTACATTCAactcttaagaaaagaaaagaaaaggaagaagaactaACCGATTGTTGCACAGGGCACAAGACTAGCAAGAAAAGCGATGTAGGGAATGATCCTCGGTTGCGATTCGGCAACGCCTCGGCTtcgcttttcttttttttccttcctttcccTTCGTTTTTCTTCCTCTCTAAACTTTCTGAACCCTTTGCCCTTCCCcttcatggctatttataggaaaaagccATTTGGGGCAGGGGAAGCTCGCCAAGGTGAGTTGGTTACTTAAGGTTGAAGATATTTCATGGCCCAAGCGAGCCAGATGCTAGCCTAGGTGAGCTTAGGCCCAGAAAATTCCATAAAATGACTATTTTGCCAATTTCCTTGTGGTTTTCCTTCTTGGATTCGACAATCGATTTGAGCGATCCCTCGACCTTGCGTTGCAATTGGTGTTGAATGATAAAAGCATTCCCCAAATGAAATTAGGGTTTGATAAAcatttatacatttatttttaaataaaaaaattcataaattatttatttattggataaattatttattaaaatctaacttcaaaaaacaaatataattaattaaataaatatatattaaaaatatacaacaatatttatttattaaaaaatattataacaaaaaaatattaatttaatttttaattaataataatttattcagttattattttattaaatattaaattaaaaaaatatacgaattgacaatccgtatgaattatacaaattaCTAATCTGTATGCATTGTACGGATTTTCAATTCTTATAATACAACAGCAAAGTTATACAGCGTAAACTTAAACCAAAATACAACAACAAAGAGCAAAGAGACTCATGGTGACGGCAACAATAACAACAGTGGCGGGGAGTGACAACAATGACCAATTGGAGGCACCAAAGGCGGGGTGTTGATGGCACGATGCGAAGAagcaaaaacgaaaaaaaagaagaagagcaCCAACAGAAGGCTAGGGTGAGTGAGAAGAGAAGAGGgagcttttaaatttttaagtgaaGGATATTTTTGACAATTCACTTaaattgttgggtgcatgaAATAATTACCGCAACTAAAACAAGCTAttggtaaaacaaaaaaagaaaaaaaaaagagcggGTCTATGGGAAGCGATTTTAATATGAAagaataaatgtaaaaaaaaaacaatgggaagcgattttaatatgaaagaaatagtgttagtgttttaaaaaaggagggagaaggaggaaaaaaaaatgggaagaaaaaagaaaagtgtcGGCTTGGGAACTATGGTTAAGCGAACCAAAGTGAGGGGTTAAGAAAGGCTGGTGTGAAACGGCTTGAATTGAATTGACACGGGGTTGAGCGTCGGTGACTCGTGCGAGACAAACACAGAAGAGAGAG encodes the following:
- the LOC114408814 gene encoding NADH dehydrogenase [ubiquinone] iron-sulfur protein 7, mitochondrial-like, giving the protein MALLSRASSRFPQLVSPQRVVSLHTTLPSLNASTSTPTPAPYAPPPPPSASPPAGVSKAAEFVISKVDDLMNWARRGSIWPMTFGLACCAVEMMHTGAARYDLDRFGIIFRPSPRQSDCMIVAGTLTNKMAPALRKVYDQMPEPRWVVSMGSCANGGGYYHYSYSVVRGCDRIVPVDIYIPGCPPTAEALLYGLLQLQKKINRRKDFLHWWTK